The following coding sequences lie in one Lepeophtheirus salmonis chromosome 11, UVic_Lsal_1.4, whole genome shotgun sequence genomic window:
- the mRpS31 gene encoding small ribosomal subunit protein mS31, whose protein sequence is MLLSTVRQWTRLSLHGGYLRSKYLNPTSKLFSTKDSDDDPSLKLSQPLERPLKPSPVDTKDVDPDLIQAAQGVAEYLNKNDAFAKNNTSNSLLTRLNKISMDTNAVKTSGGEISSLYSSLSVQSDKIEVQNRRKDLTDEQKVFLERRKFRRKEMREQGSQLSSSYVSGNLFASKPLGIFPPGFKEKDCNIDLKTWDECLQRDLEIIMTPRPKNFLEEMILMTDKGMLWELPLNNEFGINDEEIEPFHLHVFLEKHLESWCPKTGPIRHFMELVTVGLSKNPYMSVQKKIEHIQWFESYLMASDKQEIFNIMETESSTFLPKS, encoded by the exons ATGTTGTTATCTACTGTACGACAATGGACTCGATTATCCCTTCACGGCGGATATTTGCGGAGCAAATACCTCAACCCCACTTCTAagttattttctacaaaagacTCAGATGAT gatCCTTCTTTGAAGTTATCGCAGCCTTTGGAACGACCTCTGAAACCTTCTCCTGTGGATACAAAAG ATGTGGATCCGGATCTCATCCAGGCTGCCCAAGGAGTTGCTGAGTATCTGAATAAAAATGATGCCTTTGCCAAAAACAACACATCCAATTCCCTACTTACAAGACTCAACAAAATCTCAATGGATACAAATGCGGTCAAAACTTCTGGGGGGGAAATTTCCTCCTTATACTCCTCATTAAGCGTTCAGTCCGACAAAATAGAAGTACAAAATAGGCGCAAGGATTTAACGGACGAACAAAAGGTATTTTTGGAAAGAAGAAAGTTTCGTCGAAAGGAGATGAGAGAACAAGGGAGTCAGCTTTCTTCATCCTATGTTTCGGGTAATCTCTTTGCATCTAAACCCTTGGGGATATTCCCTCCAGGATTCAAGGAAAAAGATTGTAATATTGACTTAAAAACATGGGATGAGTGTCTACAAAGGGATCTTGAAATTATTATGACACCACGTCCCAAGAATTTCTTGGAGGAAATGATTTTAATGACGGATAAAGGGATGCTTTGGGAATTACCGTTGAACAACGAATTTGGTATTAATGATGAAGAG atCGAACCTTTTCATCTTCACGTATTCTTGGAGAAACACTTAGAGTCCTGGTGTCCTAAAACAGGACCCATTCGTCATTTTATGGAATTAGTTACTGTGGGCCTGTCAAAGAATCCTTATATGAGtgttcaaaagaaaattgaacaCATACAGTGGTTTGAGAGCTATTTGATGGCCTCCGATAAGCAGGAAATCTTCAATATTATGGAAACAGAGTCCTCGACATTCTTACCCAAGTCGTGA